One Mycobacteriales bacterium DNA window includes the following coding sequences:
- the rplC gene encoding 50S ribosomal protein L3, whose amino-acid sequence MTSNRRTQGVLGEKLGMTQVFDANNRIVPVTVVKAGPCVVTQIRTADKDGYSSVQLAYGAIDPRKVNKPVAGHFAKAGVPPRRHLVELRTADAASYELGQEITAELFEAGAKVDVVGTSRGKGYAGVMKRHNFKGLGAGHGVQRKHRSPGSIGACATPGRVFKGTRMAGRMGNARTTTQNLVVHAVDAERGLILLKGAVPGAIGGLVLVRTAVKNGLAKGGVEKVKK is encoded by the coding sequence ATGACTTCCAACCGCCGCACCCAGGGTGTCCTGGGCGAGAAGCTGGGCATGACCCAGGTCTTCGACGCCAACAACCGGATCGTCCCGGTGACCGTCGTCAAGGCCGGGCCGTGCGTGGTGACGCAGATCCGCACCGCGGACAAGGACGGCTACAGCAGCGTCCAGCTCGCCTACGGCGCGATCGACCCCCGCAAGGTCAACAAGCCGGTCGCCGGCCACTTCGCGAAGGCCGGCGTGCCGCCGCGCCGCCACCTCGTGGAGCTCCGCACCGCGGACGCCGCGTCGTACGAGCTGGGCCAGGAGATCACGGCCGAGCTGTTCGAGGCCGGCGCCAAGGTCGACGTCGTCGGCACCAGCCGCGGCAAGGGCTACGCCGGTGTCATGAAGCGCCACAACTTCAAGGGCCTCGGCGCCGGTCACGGCGTCCAGCGCAAGCACCGCTCGCCCGGTTCCATCGGGGCGTGCGCCACCCCGGGTCGCGTCTTCAAGGGCACCCGCATGGCCGGTCGCATGGGCAACGCCCGTACGACGACGCAGAACCTCGTCGTGCACGCGGTCGACGCCGAGCGCGGTCTGATCCTGCTCAAGGGCGCCGTCCCCGGTGCGATCGGCGGCCTCG
- the rpsJ gene encoding 30S ribosomal protein S10 — MAGQKIRIRLKAYDHEVIDSSARKIVETVTRTGASVAGPVPLPTEKNVYCVIRSPHKYKDSREHFEMRTHKRLIDILDPTPKTVDSLMRLDLPAGVDIEIKL, encoded by the coding sequence ATGGCGGGACAGAAGATCCGCATCAGGCTCAAGGCCTACGACCACGAGGTCATCGACAGCTCGGCGCGCAAGATCGTCGAGACGGTGACCCGCACGGGTGCGTCGGTCGCGGGTCCGGTGCCGCTGCCGACCGAGAAGAACGTCTACTGCGTCATCCGCTCCCCGCACAAGTACAAGGACTCGCGGGAGCACTTCGAGATGCGCACGCACAAGCGCCTCATCGACATCCTCGACCCGACGCCGAAGACCGTCGACTCGCTCATGCGGCTCGACCTCCCGGCCGGCGTCGACATCGAGATCAAGCTCTAA